The genomic DNA ATGATTTGCTGTGCTGGTCATTGCTCCCGCTGGTCAAAATCTGACACTTGGTCGGACCGACAACAGACTCGCGGGAGTTTTTTGGACGATCCGGTCGGCACGTTCAATCGAGACCGACCCAGATGTAGCCATCCTCCTCGCGGCACGGAATGAGACGCAACGGAGCCCGGTTCTTCGAAATATCGCCGAGGACCTCCATGCCGGCCGAAGTTCCATCCTCGTTGAGCGCCTCGCACCACTTTACGATTTCGCCTGTATCCAGATCGAATCCGGAGTGATGCCAGCGACACACCAGCGTGCCATCCTCGTCTACAGTGCTCGCCTGTCGTGCGTGGCCGTTGGTCCGCGAGGTGCTTTCGAAGAACGGCAATTTCAGATGCGGGCAGGCATTGTTAAAGGCATGGACGCGCCCGCCCCTGCGCAAAATCACGACGTAAAGCGCTTGGAACTCGATGACTTTGTAGTCGCCGTCCTTCAGTTCGCCCGTCGCGACCGTCCGGTGCCACGTCTTGCCGCCCAGTTGCATAGTCTCGCGCGCGCCTTTTTCGTTCAACCGGCGCTCGGCTTCAACCTTCAGCTTCCTTATCTCGTACAGCGTAATTCGGTCGGAGGTACCGCGCAAACGCACCCGAATGAAATCGGATATTTCAACCTCGTCCTTGACCCGTTCATAGAGCGTCTCCGAAATCAGGAGGCGGGTTCCGGCCTCCTTGTTGGCTGTTTCGACGCGGCTCGCCACATTGACCGCATCGCCGATAGCCGTCAGGCGCTCGTTTCCGGGTGATCCGACCGAACCGATCACCGCTTCGCCCAGATGCAAACCGACGCGAATATCGAAGTCGATGCCGTACATCGAGGCAAAAAACGGCTTCAGCCGATCGACCGTGGCAAGGGTCTGTAGGGCCGCATTGACCGCGCGCACCGGCGCATCGTCTTGGCCGTTCACGCCAAATATCGCCATAAGCCCGTCGCCGACGAACTTGTCGATGTAGCCGTTGTTGAGCTCGATGACTTCGGCGACCTGAGTGAAATAGCGATTGAGCAGATACATGACATCGTAAGGCGTCAGCGTTTCGGAGAAGTGGGTGAATCCGGCTACGTCGCTGAAGAAAATGACGACCGACTTCAGCTCGCCCGCACTGGTGGACCTGTGCGGCAGCAGCTGACTGGTCATTCGCAGGTCGGTCTCGTCGAGTACGAGCCTGCGGAAGGTGATGTCGGAGGCAGGTCTGAGCTGGCATGCCAGGCGTACGTTGTTGCCAAGCCCCAGCCGCTCTACGAGCGTGCGCTCCAGCGCTGTGCGCTCCGGGCAGCCGTCTGCACCGTCGAGAATCCAGATCCGGCAGGTTGAGCATTTGGCCTTACCGCCACAAGCGCAGGCGATCGGGACATCTGCCCGGCGAGCGGCTTCAAGGACAGATTCCCCGAGCGCCGATTTGATCGATATGTCGTCGGGCAGCGATAGCAACGTAGGCATCGGAACCGATCTTCCTGTACGAGTGGCGCCAAACGCTGGTAGTCAATAAAAGGTCTATCAGCCGGACACCGTTTCAGCCTCGTTCGGACGACATTAGCCCAGCAATGGCTTGGATGCCATCGTCGAGTCCGATAGTCCGCCCCGGGTCGGTCGAAAGTCGCGCTCCGCATCGGGTACCAAGTGTCCGGCCTACTTCTTCTGCGGGTGGATCGTCTCGCCGCGCTTCAGCATGTCGACGAAGCTTGCGATCTTCTTCTTGCGCCCGGCCTCGGTCTTCATGTTGTGGGTGCGGAAGGCGAGCGCGAAGCGGTTCTGGGCGGAGAGCTTTGCCAGCATTTCCTTCGCTTTCGGCTCAGCGTCGATCGCCGCCTGCAGGTCGGGCGGGATCGTCATCTCCTTGGACCCGCCATAGGCGCGGTCCCAGCGCCCGTCGGCCTTGGCCGCCTCGACCTCGCGCAGGCCATGCTTCGTCATGCGGCCCTGCTCGGTCAGGCGCGCGACATTGTCGATGTTGATCCTGCTCCAGATGCTCTTTTTGCCACGCGGCGTGTAGCGCTGCAGAAAGCTCTTCTCGTCGAGCGACTTGCGCACCGCGTCGATCCAGCCGAAGCAGAGCACAACGTCGATCGCCTCCTTTGGCGTGATCGAGGGAAGACCCGAACCTACCTTATGGA from Mesorhizobium sp. M1E.F.Ca.ET.045.02.1.1 includes the following:
- a CDS encoding adenylate/guanylate cyclase domain-containing protein; the protein is MPTLLSLPDDISIKSALGESVLEAARRADVPIACACGGKAKCSTCRIWILDGADGCPERTALERTLVERLGLGNNVRLACQLRPASDITFRRLVLDETDLRMTSQLLPHRSTSAGELKSVVIFFSDVAGFTHFSETLTPYDVMYLLNRYFTQVAEVIELNNGYIDKFVGDGLMAIFGVNGQDDAPVRAVNAALQTLATVDRLKPFFASMYGIDFDIRVGLHLGEAVIGSVGSPGNERLTAIGDAVNVASRVETANKEAGTRLLISETLYERVKDEVEISDFIRVRLRGTSDRITLYEIRKLKVEAERRLNEKGARETMQLGGKTWHRTVATGELKDGDYKVIEFQALYVVILRRGGRVHAFNNACPHLKLPFFESTSRTNGHARQASTVDEDGTLVCRWHHSGFDLDTGEIVKWCEALNEDGTSAGMEVLGDISKNRAPLRLIPCREEDGYIWVGLD
- a CDS encoding YdeI/OmpD-associated family protein, with the protein product MAPIKVDPEKIREFPDAESFYAWLGQNHAGESEVWIKIHKVGSGLPSITPKEAIDVVLCFGWIDAVRKSLDEKSFLQRYTPRGKKSIWSRINIDNVARLTEQGRMTKHGLREVEAAKADGRWDRAYGGSKEMTIPPDLQAAIDAEPKAKEMLAKLSAQNRFALAFRTHNMKTEAGRKKKIASFVDMLKRGETIHPQKK